A stretch of the Deltaproteobacteria bacterium genome encodes the following:
- the fliS gene encoding flagellar export chaperone FliS: MYGANLNRYKKNKVLLSDPGEILLALYDGAIKFCKQARIAIETNNPAQKGQKIGSVMAILTELSATLDHDRAPELCENLARLYDYLIDRLQVASSEMDLGSLDEVTTHLEKLRETWGEAVRVSREESGDAGLQASGR, encoded by the coding sequence ATGTACGGCGCAAACCTAAATCGTTATAAGAAAAATAAAGTACTGCTATCAGATCCAGGTGAAATCCTGCTCGCTCTTTATGACGGGGCAATTAAGTTTTGTAAGCAAGCCAGAATAGCAATCGAGACTAATAATCCGGCTCAAAAGGGTCAGAAAATTGGTAGCGTCATGGCAATTCTTACAGAACTCTCGGCAACCTTGGACCACGACCGGGCACCGGAGCTGTGTGAAAATCTGGCACGCTTGTATGACTATCTCATCGACCGTCTTCAGGTTGCGAGTAGCGAAATGGACCTTGGTTCGCTGGATGAAGTGACGACCCACCTTGAAAAGCTGCGCGAAACTTGGGGTGAGGCTGTTAGAGTTTCACGTGAAGAGAGTGGCGATGCCGGCTTGCAGGCGAGTGGAAGATA